One window of Paenibacillus sp. FSL K6-3182 genomic DNA carries:
- a CDS encoding ring-cleaving dioxygenase: MYTIPGHHHISMITKNAKINNHFYQEVLGLRRVKKTVNQDDPSMYHLFYGDLTGSAGTELSFFEMTNAGRTVRGTNAITQIGLLVPSLESLAYWKKRFELLKVEHGEITKYAGRDALHFEDTEGLRMVLLNNNGEEVPEKWAAWEESIALQNHRILGMGTVEITVRSLDRLAATLTSMLGYSEVSRTDNEAVYQSVAGRSYGEILVKQADGAIEKPGRGSIHHLAIRVKNEEELRYWDEVVKKRGFHSSGIVDRYYFQSLYFRESNGILFEIATDGPGFTKDSSVAELGKALDLPPFLEARRADIEAKLIPLN, from the coding sequence ATGTATACCATCCCTGGACATCATCATATTTCGATGATTACAAAAAACGCAAAAATTAATAATCATTTTTATCAAGAAGTACTAGGACTACGCAGAGTGAAGAAGACGGTCAATCAAGACGATCCATCCATGTATCATTTATTTTACGGTGATTTAACGGGCAGTGCGGGAACGGAGCTATCCTTCTTTGAAATGACAAATGCAGGAAGAACTGTGCGCGGTACTAATGCGATTACTCAAATTGGCTTACTCGTGCCTTCTTTAGAAAGTTTAGCCTATTGGAAAAAACGTTTTGAATTATTAAAGGTAGAACACGGCGAAATCACAAAATATGCAGGACGAGATGCGCTCCATTTTGAAGATACAGAAGGTTTGCGAATGGTTCTACTAAACAATAACGGTGAGGAAGTCCCTGAGAAATGGGCAGCATGGGAGGAATCAATCGCCTTGCAAAATCATCGCATTCTTGGCATGGGAACTGTCGAAATTACTGTTCGATCTTTAGATCGTTTAGCCGCTACATTGACGAGCATGTTAGGTTATAGCGAAGTGTCACGTACGGATAATGAAGCCGTTTATCAATCCGTTGCCGGCCGTTCCTATGGAGAAATTTTGGTCAAACAAGCAGATGGAGCAATCGAGAAGCCTGGAAGAGGAAGCATTCATCATTTAGCGATCCGTGTTAAAAATGAAGAAGAACTGCGTTATTGGGATGAGGTCGTTAAAAAACGCGGCTTCCACTCCTCCGGCATTGTGGATCGTTATTATTTTCAAAGCTTATATTTCCGAGAATCAAATGGCATTTTGTTTGAAATAGCGACGGATGGGCCTGGGTTTACGAAAGATTCATCCGTCGCAGAGCTGGGCAAAGCACTGGATTTACCGCCATTTTTAGAAGCCAGACGGGCGGATATTGAAGCAAAATTAATACCGCTGAATTAA